In Devosia sp. XK-2, one DNA window encodes the following:
- the tig gene encoding trigger factor: MQVTETLNEGLKRKLSVTIPAADLNSRLDAKLEELKGQANIKGFRPGKVPTAHLKKVYGRSAMSEVMTDAINATVSDTLDKREERAAAQPKVDLPDDQGVINDVLDGKADLAFEVEYEVLPPVTLMDIKGVKLNKPVVEVTDEEVETEVKRVFAQNRGYTDKGDDAVVAEGDRLGLSFVGKIGGKEFEGGSSDHAHLTVGSGEFIPGFEEQLVGMKKGQTGEVKVTFPKDYQNEELAGKKATFEVTILHVDGPNDGELDDDFAKRLGLEDVAALRKAVRDQMENALTSMGRQHMKRQVLDALDEGHKFEVPAQLVEAEFNTIWQRVVHEIEHHGRSFEDEGTTEEEAKEQYRRIAERRVRLGLVVAEIGNTNDVQVSDEEHQQALITEVRRFPGQEQQVYDYYRKNPQALASLRAPIFENKVVDHIIELGKVTDKKMTRDELAKLIQADEDEVPEEHHH; encoded by the coding sequence ATGCAGGTAACCGAAACCCTCAACGAAGGCCTGAAGCGCAAGCTGAGCGTCACCATCCCGGCAGCGGATCTCAATTCGCGCCTGGACGCCAAGCTCGAAGAGCTCAAGGGCCAGGCCAATATCAAGGGCTTCCGTCCCGGCAAGGTGCCGACCGCGCACCTGAAGAAGGTTTATGGCCGCTCGGCCATGTCCGAAGTCATGACCGACGCGATCAACGCGACCGTGTCCGACACGCTGGACAAGCGCGAAGAACGCGCCGCCGCTCAACCCAAGGTGGACCTGCCGGACGACCAGGGCGTCATCAATGACGTGCTCGATGGTAAGGCCGACCTGGCTTTCGAAGTCGAATATGAAGTGCTGCCGCCCGTTACCCTGATGGATATCAAGGGTGTCAAGCTCAACAAGCCGGTGGTCGAGGTTACCGACGAGGAAGTCGAAACCGAAGTGAAGCGCGTTTTCGCGCAGAACCGCGGCTATACCGACAAGGGCGACGATGCCGTCGTCGCCGAGGGCGACCGTCTCGGCCTGAGCTTTGTGGGCAAGATCGGCGGCAAGGAATTCGAGGGCGGCTCATCCGACCACGCGCACCTGACCGTCGGTTCTGGCGAATTCATCCCCGGCTTCGAAGAGCAGCTGGTTGGCATGAAGAAGGGCCAGACCGGCGAAGTGAAGGTGACCTTCCCCAAGGATTACCAGAACGAAGAACTGGCCGGTAAGAAGGCCACTTTCGAGGTCACGATCCTGCATGTCGACGGCCCCAATGACGGCGAGCTGGACGATGATTTCGCCAAGCGCCTGGGCCTTGAAGACGTTGCCGCCCTGCGCAAGGCGGTTCGCGATCAGATGGAGAACGCTCTGACCTCCATGGGCCGTCAGCACATGAAGCGTCAGGTTCTCGATGCCCTGGACGAAGGCCACAAGTTCGAGGTTCCAGCGCAGCTGGTCGAGGCCGAGTTCAACACGATCTGGCAACGCGTCGTGCATGAGATTGAGCATCATGGCCGGTCCTTCGAAGACGAAGGCACGACCGAGGAAGAAGCCAAGGAACAGTATCGCCGCATTGCCGAGCGCCGCGTGCGCCTGGGCCTGGTGGTTGCCGAGATCGGCAATACCAATGATGTGCAGGTGAGCGACGAGGAGCATCAGCAGGCGCTGATCACCGAAGTCCGCCGCTTCCCCGGCCAGGAACAGCAGGTTTACGACTATTACCGGAAGAACCCGCAGGCCCTCGCCAGCCTCCGCGCCCCCATTTTCGAGAACAAGGTCGTTGACCACATCATCGAATTGGGCAAGGTCACCGACAAAAAGATGACCCGCGACGAATTGGCCAAGCTGATCCAGGCCGACGAGGACGAGGTCCCCGAGGAGCACCACCACTAA
- a CDS encoding ABC-F family ATP-binding cassette domain-containing protein: protein MGHVNLRNAGHRAGEILFSNLNLTIADGDRIGLVAPNGRGKTTLLRALAGEAELSEGEITRSRGLTIGYMPQDVPKPALGQTAAEFVAAALDPDTLVSESWRVDVVFDELSVPPEYRDRPLNALSGGWQRMALIARAWVTQPDALFLDEPTNHLDLGRILMLEEWLGYAARNIPLVIASHDRAFLDATTNRTLFLRPSEQVYLPLPYSAARAELDQIDAAVEAQRGRDLKQAAQLRKQAAKLTNIGINSGSDLLTVKSKQLRDRAEKIETQVQEIHRDRTGLVKLGNSGADARVMMAFQDVPVATPDGRPLFTVEKLHIFQGDRIVLLGRNGTGKSQCMRIVTEALGGAVPDGLRISPQLMPGYLDQALAWLPLDPSPLDYLLHRFDEGDRRTIALLAGAGFPPDRQTKPIRTMSLGQRARLALLALRLEKPNFYLLDEPTNHLDIPGQEQLEADIREQGATTILVTHDRAFLKAVGTRFLLIERRKLVEVDGPDQFLADMAG, encoded by the coding sequence ATGGGCCATGTCAATCTCCGCAATGCCGGCCACCGCGCGGGCGAAATCCTCTTTTCCAATCTGAATCTGACCATCGCCGATGGTGACCGCATCGGGCTCGTCGCGCCCAATGGCAGGGGCAAGACCACCTTGCTGCGCGCCCTGGCCGGAGAGGCCGAACTCAGTGAGGGCGAAATCACCCGCTCGCGTGGCCTCACCATCGGCTATATGCCCCAGGACGTGCCCAAACCGGCCCTGGGTCAAACGGCCGCCGAATTTGTGGCTGCGGCCCTCGATCCGGACACTCTTGTAAGCGAGAGCTGGCGCGTCGATGTCGTTTTCGACGAGCTTTCCGTTCCCCCCGAATACCGCGACAGGCCGTTGAACGCTCTGAGCGGTGGCTGGCAGCGCATGGCGCTGATCGCTCGGGCCTGGGTCACCCAGCCCGACGCGCTCTTTCTGGACGAACCGACCAACCATCTCGATCTCGGACGGATCCTTATGCTCGAGGAATGGCTTGGTTACGCCGCGCGCAATATTCCGCTGGTCATTGCCAGCCATGATCGCGCTTTCCTCGACGCCACGACCAATCGCACACTGTTTTTGCGGCCCAGCGAGCAGGTCTATCTGCCTTTGCCCTATTCGGCCGCGCGCGCCGAACTCGATCAGATCGATGCCGCGGTCGAGGCGCAGCGAGGGCGTGACCTGAAACAGGCCGCGCAATTGCGCAAGCAAGCGGCCAAGCTCACCAATATCGGCATCAATTCGGGCAGCGACCTGCTGACCGTGAAGTCCAAGCAATTGCGCGACCGTGCCGAAAAGATCGAAACCCAGGTTCAGGAGATCCACCGGGACCGGACCGGACTGGTTAAGCTCGGCAATAGCGGCGCCGACGCCCGGGTGATGATGGCCTTCCAGGATGTTCCCGTCGCCACGCCGGACGGCCGGCCACTCTTCACGGTCGAAAAGCTGCACATCTTCCAGGGGGATCGCATCGTCCTTCTGGGCCGGAACGGCACCGGAAAATCGCAATGCATGCGGATTGTCACGGAGGCTTTGGGTGGAGCAGTGCCCGACGGGCTGCGCATCAGCCCGCAACTCATGCCTGGCTATCTCGATCAGGCACTGGCCTGGCTACCGCTAGACCCGTCACCGTTGGATTACCTTTTGCATCGCTTCGATGAAGGAGACAGGCGGACGATCGCTTTGCTGGCTGGCGCGGGTTTCCCGCCCGACAGGCAAACCAAGCCGATCCGGACCATGTCCCTGGGGCAGCGCGCTCGCTTGGCCTTACTTGCCCTTCGTCTTGAAAAGCCGAACTTCTATCTCCTCGATGAGCCCACCAATCATTTGGATATTCCGGGGCAGGAACAGCTTGAGGCCGATATTCGGGAGCAGGGGGCCACAACCATCCTTGTCACCCACGACCGCGCCTTCCTCAAGGCCGTTGGCACGCGGTTCCTGCTGATCGAGCGGAGAAAGCTGGTTGAAGTCGACGGGCCCGATCAGTTCCTTGCGGATATGGCAGGATAG